The following DNA comes from Papaver somniferum cultivar HN1 chromosome 4, ASM357369v1, whole genome shotgun sequence.
GAAGAGATTTGGACAAGTTCAGGAAGTCAAATATTTGGTATACCcacttttttctcttctttttgttgGTTTTGCATTTAATTACTGTCAGCAtttgtattttgtttttgtttgttaggaaaaccctagttagtatttTGTACCGTTTAGTCATCTATGTGCTATGTGATCTTAAATGGCTGAATTCTGCATTTTCACTTCTCTGGGGCTGATTAGAATCATTGAAATGCTGTAGATATGTGGTGTATGTTTGATTTTTATGTGTTTTAGTTCAATTTTGGAAGATTGTGATTAGAATTGGTGTTCTTtttttcatgaatttagggaTTTGAACGATTTGATCGTTAGTTACCTTTTTGTGAGTTGTTGAATGTATAGGTTGCGAAGATGATTAATGATGTTGTGATATGATAAAGAAAGTAAGAAACATGGCCGATAAAAAGTTTCCACTCAGTGCGAAAGATTACAAGTTATATGAAGaagttggtgatggagtcagtGCTACGGTCTACAGGGCTCTCTGCATTCCTCTTAATGAGATTGTTGCTATTAAGGTTTTGGACCTGGAAAAGTCTAACAGTGATATGGTATGTGCTACATACTTCTTTCACTTGTAGTATCACAGGATGTTtatgtctcatttttttttttttttggttggtgCCCAGCTCTTTCTCATGCTTATGTATTTGGTACTGTTCTGTTTAGGATGGTATCCGTCGTGAGGTACAAACCATGATCTTACTTGATCATCCAAATGTGTTGCGAGCACATTGTTCTTTCACAGCCGGTCGCAGCCTATGGGTTGTGATGCCATTTATGGCTAGTGGGTCTTGCCTTCACATAATGAAATCTGCTTATCCAGATGGTTTTGAAGAACATGTCATTGCTACCCTACTACGTGAGGTTCTTAAAGCTCTTGTGTATCTCCATGCCCATGGCCACATCCATCGGGATGTTAAGGTATCACTTTCGCAAACAAACAAATGActcattatttatttgtttttatattcTCTTATTTGTACAGTGCTGAGTggcaattaatttttgagaagtGGACACATATATAATGCATTTCAGTAGGAAACTATTTTTTGAAACGTCCTCACATCTCTTCAATTAGCATATCTGCAGGAAGACTATCTTTGTCGTGCTACAGTTGAGCTTCCTAGCTATTGTAACCATGTTTAAAATAGCGATTTAACGAAGCGGTCGACTCTCTTGAAGTGCAGAGCGGTGCATTGTGCGTTATCTATGTGTTGCATCACAGAATATATAAATAAGCACAACTTATAAATATATGATACTTTtattaaaactaaaataaaatctaTATGGAACCAAGAAGTCATCGTCATAATAAAGTGAACAATTAGGCTAACTAAGCATAGGTATACTGCCTATTCATCAAAAGCAGATGAACcttaacgaagaagaagaaaaaaacaaagaaaactcagTTGTGCCCCAATTCAGCCTCCCCTTTTATTGACAGTTGTCCTCTTTGAATAgacttaggtttttattttttaggcTTTAGCATGTAAAACGTCCGAGACCTTTGTTATTCGGCCGCATGCATCAAGTTGCCAATTATCTGAAGGGGAAAAAAAGCACGCCTGATGCGCGCCTCGAGTCTGTTTCTGAAACCATGATTCTCAGAAGTATTGTTGACCTTACTCTTCTTTCTGCTGCAGGCTGGGAATATATTAATTGATTTTAATGGTGCAGTAAAGTTAGGAGATTTCGGTGTGTCAGCATCCCTGTTTGATTCTGGGGATAGGCAGCGGTCAAGAAATACATTTGTTGGAACCCCATGCTGGTGCTATTCTCATACCTGATTTTAACTTTCAGATATCTTCGTATCCAGATTTTCGTGGTACCCAATTATAAGAAGTTTCAAATGTCATGGGTATTCTAATTATAAAGACCACACTAATTTAACTATTGATTGGATGCTCATTATTGTTTTCCATTACTTTACTCTTACAGGATGGCCCCTGAAGTAATGCAGCAATTGCATGGATATGACTTCAAGTGAGTGCGTGACTATTCTCATTAGTCTTCAGATCCATCTGTGAAAATTTATCATCTAGTATCTCTCTCGCTAACATTAGCTTTATTTGACCAGGGCAGATATTTGGTCATTTGGAATAACTGCACTAGAACTTGCTCATGGTCACGCCCCATTTTCCAAGTATCCACCGATGAAGGTATATTTGTTTGCCTAttctttattttgatttattaCTTTGTAAAGTGGGGCTTCATGCTTTGGCTTATCGGGAAATCACATGCGCTGTCCTTTACCTTCTTATTGTAGGTTTTGCTCATGACATTACAAAATGCACCCCCAGGTCTCGACTATGAAAGAGACAAAAGATTCTCAAAGGTTTGTTTAAGTGTTTCATCGTGGTATGTGTTGGAAAGTCTCTTGTAGCAGATCTGATGATGTTTGAACTGCTGCTGAATTCTAGTCTTTCAAGGAGATGGTAGCTGCTTGTCTAGTGAAGGATCCCAAGAAAAGACCAACTTCTGAGAAGCTTTTGAAACATAGTTTCTTTAAACAAGCTCGTTCGAATGATCATCTAGCTCGAGCTATTCTCGATGGCCTATCTCCACTTGGTGATCGGTTTAGGATGTTGAAGGTCTGTGGCTCATTTTTAAGGTGTTCTCGTGTCTAGTTCATAAAATTTGTACGAGAATGACGACTACTTTGCTATGCCTGCTCTGagaattctatttttttttttcaggAAAAAGAAGCTGACTATCTTCAGCAAAATAAGGGAGCATATGAAGAGCAAATGTCACAGGTGAAAATACAAGCTTGTTTGTTTTAAACATACATAACTGTTGGGGGTATAAAAGATAAAAAGCCTCGTTTGAGTATAGGTTATCTCTCTAGTCGTTAAGTTTCTGGGTAGCGATTACATTATTTATTCCCCCTAGATAGTTTAAACTCACCAGCATTGAGGTCTAACGTCCATTATGATAATTACTTGCAATTTTATGTGTATAGAACAATAATATCAGAGAGCTGAAATAGATGATGCTTTATAAATTACATTCTCTAATCTAAACATCTTTCGGTCTTGTAGCGAGAGTACATAAAAGGAATTAGTGGATGGAACTTTAATCTGGAGGATTTGAAAAGTCAGGCTGCCCTGGTAAGGAGCTCAAATTTTCAGTTAACTAGTCCATCACCAAATGTTTCCATGTTTTCCTATTGGAATAAAAGCAAGAGGCAGTATCAGTACACTCACCAACATTGTGTTACGTGCAGATTCAGGATGATGATGACATTTCAAGTGCACAAGAGCCAGTTAGCAGCAAGCGAGCTGATGTATTCTCTGATTTAGGTTTTTCATCTGATAGACTGTCACCTGAAAAGGAGAACTATCTAACTGCTGCCCAAGCACAAGAGGTGCCAATACAAGCTAGACCCCATTCCGTTTTTTACTCTAGTACCTTTCACTCATTTGTGCTTCCTAAGTGTGTTAATGCCCGCTTCTTTGTTTCTTTTAGGACGAAATCAACGAACTTCCTGATTTGGAGAATTCATTCGAGTCATTTTCTGTTCGTCCTCTTCAGGCACTCAAGTATAATTCTCTTTACACATATACTGCCTTTGGATTTTTCATTTGGTGAAACAAACTCTAATTGGTTATAATGGTAAATGATGTACGTAAGTTAGAAGAGGAACTACTTATTTTGAATATATTATTAATGCACCCAGGAACCATGATTGCAGAGGTTGTTTTGATATCGGTGAGGATGATACGAGTCCAAGCAGCTCGAAGAGTAAAGAGATTGTCCAATTAGAATCAGAACAACAGTTTCCACATCAGTTGTCACCAAAGATGATGGATAGGGAGCCTAAGCTTACACTGCGTATTGGTGATAATTTGGAAAGAACTAGTACTTTACCCAAGTATGTTGTTTCTGGAGAACGTAAAAACTTCAGTGGTTCACTTTTGCCAGAGAGTGTGCTTTCCCCTTTCAAAAAGCCAAATGCTAATGGAGACAGGTGAGCTAATTAAAATATAGGGCCTTCTTCCCTCACCGTGATCATCATTAGCCTTTTAGGATATGCACGATCTGCTTGGTTACTTTGGAATTGCTTCCATCTAGTTAATGGAGAAAATTCATGATACTCATGGATAAAAAGTAATAAGAATCTGCGGTCTTTATTTTGAAGGGAATATCTGATACCAAAATATCAATCCGAGCGAAACTACAGTGGCACGTTGTTGTATAATCAAAAGAATAATGCCAATAACCACGTATCTGGTATGTGCTTTCTTCTTTATTTAACATCCGTTTCTTTTCAAATTAGTATTACATTTTGATTTGCCCTTGATTCACCTCTTCTATTGAGTTTCAGTTATCTGTTAATAAGTTATTTTGTTTGTGTAGCTTCCATGCATGCGATGGAGGATGCATCATCAGAAGCTGTTATCCAACGGAAAGGACGGTTCAAGGTCACATCCGATCTCAGTCCCAGGGTATGCAGAAAGGAACTTAGTAATTGGCCTTCTCATTTTCTATACAATGGCCTTTTAATCATTGCTCACTTTTCTGGTACAGGGTAGTCCTAAAACCAACCAAGTGAACCCATTTTGTGGAGGTTCTAATAGTCATACACCTCCAACTGCCACGATTTCGTCAGTGCTAGAAACACTTGAGTTTGTTTTACAATGGAATTCCATGCAGAGGGTATGAAAACTCTGATCTTTTT
Coding sequences within:
- the LOC113276452 gene encoding serine/threonine-protein kinase BLUS1-like isoform X2, with the translated sequence MIKKVRNMADKKFPLSAKDYKLYEEVGDGVSATVYRALCIPLNEIVAIKVLDLEKSNSDMDGIRREVQTMILLDHPNVLRAHCSFTAGRSLWVVMPFMASGSCLHIMKSAYPDGFEEHVIATLLREVLKALVYLHAHGHIHRDVKAGNILIDFNGAVKLGDFGVSASLFDSGDRQRSRNTFVGTPCWMAPEVMQQLHGYDFKADIWSFGITALELAHGHAPFSKYPPMKVLLMTLQNAPPGLDYERDKRFSKSFKEMVAACLVKDPKKRPTSEKLLKHSFFKQARSNDHLARAILDGLSPLGDRFRMLKEKEADYLQQNKGAYEEQMSQREYIKGISGWNFNLEDLKSQAALIQDDDDISSAQEPVSSKRADVFSDLGFSSDRLSPEKENYLTAAQAQEDEINELPDLENSFESFSVRPLQALKGCFDIGEDDTSPSSSKSKEIVQLESEQQFPHQLSPKMMDREPKLTLRIGDNLERTSTLPKYVVSGERKNFSGSLLPESVLSPFKKPNANGDREYLIPKYQSERNYSGTLLYNQKNNANNHVSASMHAMEDASSEAVIQRKGRFKVTSDLSPRGSPKTNQVNPFCGGSNSHTPPTATISSVLETLEFVLQWNSMQREQILKTIKLVGQIYGTGAESSDAGIGDSSQMLTASARQKELEAQTVLLQQCVENYADELQTLKLQNAQIEKQLNLIKEEEASKENKSLG
- the LOC113276452 gene encoding serine/threonine-protein kinase 4 homolog A-like isoform X1, with the protein product MIKKVRNMADKKFPLSAKDYKLYEEVGDGVSATVYRALCIPLNEIVAIKVLDLEKSNSDMDGIRREVQTMILLDHPNVLRAHCSFTAGRSLWVVMPFMASGSCLHIMKSAYPDGFEEHVIATLLREVLKALVYLHAHGHIHRDVKAGNILIDFNGAVKLGDFGVSASLFDSGDRQRSRNTFVGTPCWMAPEVMQQLHGYDFKADIWSFGITALELAHGHAPFSKYPPMKVLLMTLQNAPPGLDYERDKRFSKSFKEMVAACLVKDPKKRPTSEKLLKHSFFKQARSNDHLARAILDGLSPLGDRFRMLKEKEADYLQQNKGAYEEQMSQREYIKGISGWNFNLEDLKSQAALIQDDDDISSAQEPVSSKRADVFSDLGFSSDRLSPEKENYLTAAQAQEDEINELPDLENSFESFSVRPLQALKNHDCRGCFDIGEDDTSPSSSKSKEIVQLESEQQFPHQLSPKMMDREPKLTLRIGDNLERTSTLPKYVVSGERKNFSGSLLPESVLSPFKKPNANGDREYLIPKYQSERNYSGTLLYNQKNNANNHVSASMHAMEDASSEAVIQRKGRFKVTSDLSPRGSPKTNQVNPFCGGSNSHTPPTATISSVLETLEFVLQWNSMQREQILKTIKLVGQIYGTGAESSDAGIGDSSQMLTASARQKELEAQTVLLQQCVENYADELQTLKLQNAQIEKQLNLIKEEEASKENKSLG